The following is a genomic window from Bacteroidales bacterium.
CGAAAAACTTTATCAATCCTTCCTCCAGATATTCAAATAAAGAAGGCATAAAGCCCCACATATTCATTGAAACAGTGGTATTTTCGTCAATTCCCATCCGGTTTCCGTTTTCATCTTCATAAAACACCTTCTGTCCTTCCTTTTTAATCTTTGTCCGTTCCTTCACATAAGAAAGTAAGCCATTCTCATCGGTCCGGCATTCGGCACGGGAAACAAAGCCATGATCCGACAGGCTGTTCTTCAGGATATAGCCGATCAGGCAATAACGGCTGTTGAGCAGATTATCCAGATTGGATTGGAATGCGGCAGCCAGTTGATACGCTCCCCTGCCGTAGAAATCATCGGCATTGATGACGCAAAACGGCTCCCGTACCTTCTCTTTAGCTACCCAGATAGCATGGCCTGTACCCCAGGGTTTTGCCCTTCTTTCCGGGGGCATAAAACCTTTCGGTAAATGATCGAGTTCCTGGAAGACATAATCCAGTTCGATCTTCTTCGACCATTTATCAAAGAAAATCCGCTGCATATCATCCTTAATATCCCTGCGTATGACAAAAACAACCTTTCCAAATCCGGCACTGATGGCATCATAGATGGAATAATCGAGGATGGCCTCGCCTGAAGGCCCGACCCCGTCGGCCTGTTTGAGCCCGCCGTAGCGGCTGCCTATTCCGGCTGCTAGTATGAGGAGAGTTGGGGACATGTGAATTAGAAATTAGAAATTAGAAATTAAAACTCGAAACTTATTTCCAGCTTCTGACCTTATGTCCATAGGTAGCGTAATAGAGTATGAACAGGTAGCATGGGATGGCAATAGAATAAGCCAACTGGGCTGACCAGATATTTGAAAGATAGCCCCAGATAAGGGGTAGTACTGCACCTCCGGCAATGCCCATGATCAGCAGTGCTGAGCCCGTTTTGATAAACCTGCCCAGGCCATGGATGGCCAGTGGCCAGATCGCCGGCCAGACGATGGCGTTGGAAATGCCGAGCAAAGCGATGAACAGTACTGTATACGGGAGTACCAATTCTACCTGGTGAAAAGTCATCAGGTCGATAAAAGGAAACCGGATAGCTGCGGTGGCTGGAATGATCAGGGCCAGGGAGGTAAAAACTATCCCTGACAGGGCACTCAAAGTGAGCAGGTTTTTCTGCGACACCACTTTGGGGATCAGGAGAATGCCAATGACATACCCGATCACCATGGCCACCAGGACCAGGGAAGTGTAGTATTTAGCCGATTCAAGGGCAACATCCAGCGCCATGCCATACCGGATGATCGTATCGCCGGCGATCACCTCAATTCCAACGTAGAAAAACAAAGTTATGACGCCGAGGATCAGATGCGGGAACTGGAAAATGCTGGTTTTACCGGCTATAGATGCCAGATCCTCTTCCGATTCCTTTTCGGCCTCGATTTCAGGCAGCGGGGCGAACCGGATCAGGAGTCCAAGCAGGAAAAGCACGATGCTCATTACGATGTAAGGCCCGATCACCCGGCTGGCTAGTTCGTCAAGTGCCGTAGTTCTGGCAGCTTCTCCCATGCCTTCCAGGCTTTTGATGAATGCATCCCCGTCGCTGAAAATAAAGTAGGCCAGGATAAGCGGGGCGATGGCACCGGCCAGCTTGTTGCAGATTCCCATGATACTGATTCGCCGTGCGGCAGTCTCCCGGGGACCTATAATGGTGATATAAGGATTAGACGCCGTCTGTAAGATAGCCAGCCCGGTGCCCATGATAAACAAGCCGGTCAGGAACAAACTGTATGTGCGGGTCATGGCGGCGGGGACAAAGGCCAGGCTGCCCAGGGCCATTACGATAAGTCCCACACTCATGCCTTTTTTAAAACCGGTTTTTTTTAGGATCCATGACGAAGGCAGGGCCATCACGGTATAAGAGATATAAAAGGCAAAGGCCACGAAGAGCGACTGGAAGTTGGTTATCTCACAGGCAATTTTCAGGTAAGGGATCAGGATACCGTTGAGCCAGGTAACGAACCCGAAGATAAAGAAGAAGATCCCAATGATCGTGATGGAGATGATGTAGCCTTTTTTAGACATAGTGTTGAGTGTTGAGTGTTGAGTGCTGAGGTTTAAGTGTTGGGTATTGAGTATTGGGTTTTACGTGTATTGCAAATTTAGAAATATCTGGAGATTATGGGGAGGGAAATTCATGGACGATGTACGATTTTTCATTTAATTTTACAAAAACTCTTCCCATGTTATTACCCAGAGAAAAAGCCATCGAACTGCTCCATCACTACATTAAAAACGAACGGATGATCTTTCATTCCCTTGCCTCGGAAGCCGTACTTCGCGCCCTGGCCCGACGGCTGGGAAGGGACGAGGAGAAATGGGGACTGGCAGGTCTGCTGCACGACCTTGATGTCGAAATCACCCATGCCGACCCGAAGGTACATGGGCTGGAAACCGCCCGCATCCTCACTGAGATGGGCATAGATTCTGATATTGCTGAAGCGATCAAATTACATAATGAACAAGCTACCAACTTGCCACGTACTTCAGAATTTCACCATGCCCTGGCGGCAGGAGAGACAATCACAGGACTGATCCTCGCTACCTCACTGGTGTATCCGGATAAAAAAATATCCAGCGTTAAGCCCAAATCAATAACTAAACGGATGAAAGAAAAGGCATTTGCAGCATCTGTCAGCCGGGAAAACATCCTGGAGTGTGAACTGATCGGTATTCCGCTGGAAGAATTCGCGGAGCTAAGCATCTCGGCAATGGTAGAAATAAAGCAATGAGATTTACAGTTTACAATTTTCGATCTTAGATCTTAGATCGTAAACTGTAAATTGTAAATCTCTTCAAGTACGCAATCATTGTTAAATAGGCTGCGCAGAAGACTTTAAAGATCAGGGAGAGACCTTTTCCTCAATATACCCAACCCTTATCCCATCCTTGTAAGCCGCTGCTTTGAAGAGAATAGTGTTGTCGATTTCAACCGGAATCATATATGGCAAAGATCCGGTAGATGGCTCACTCCCGTCAATGGTATAATAAATCTTTGCTTCCGGATGGATCGATTTTAACTCAATAATACTCCCTTTCCCCTCTTCCCCACTTCTCGCCACCATCTCCATGTCCGGATAAACCTGCAACAGGTCGAACCAGGCCGTGCCTTTGCCCGCCATTTCAAGCTGAGGTGAAAGCCTGCTGTTCCCTTCTGCCTGGCTGCCAGCTTGCACAGCATTAATCTCAAACTTCTGCCAGTTTTCCGAACAGTTAAAAGTTCGTTCTTCAGTCCCCAACGCCAGCCTGAACCTCACAGGTCCGCCTTTTTTTCTGCCTGGCTGGTTTGATGACTGGCCGGACCGTGCCATGATACTGATCGTATAGCTCTTGTTTTCCTCCGGTTCGAAGCTGTAGAATGACAGCCTGGCGCCAGGCCTCACCGACGGGTTGTTCAGCCGCAGGGAATGCTCGCCCTGTTGAAATCTGCGGGAATCGATGAAATAAGTATTGCCCCGGTCATCACCTGCATAAACATAACAGGCCGCCGGGACACCTACAGTGGAAAGATTTTCAAAACCCGGATCAACCGTAAGGTTGCCTGGCATTAAACCCTTCATCCGGTCAGGTTTATTCCTGGCATCGAAACGGTAAACCCTTGTGCCATAACCATCTATAATATCTTCAATAACACCTTCTTTAATCTGGATCTTTCGGTTTTCAAAAAACACATCGGCCTCTATCGTGAAATCCAGATCTTCCATTTTCAGCTTAAATTCACCAGGTTCATTACGGGCATTTACGACAGCAATAGTTACCAGGCCTGCCCTGTTCCAGGCTTTCGCATGAATATGAGGATCATCTGAGGTCAATGCCGGGGCGGGATGGGGAGAGTTTATATCCGGCGTCAATTCGGCAATTTCCAGCGCCATGGCGCCACATTCATCCCACATGGCAGTGGATTTGGGGAAGCTGTTCGGACCGCTTCGGATGAAATACTGTACACCAGTTGCCCCATGAATAATGGTCAGCCAGGTCATAACCCTGATCTCGCGTGGATCCGGCTCCCTTTGCCACCACTCATTCCCTCCAAAGGCCTGCGGGACCACCCAGACAGGTTTTTCCAGCCAATAAGCTTTTTTAAGAAGATCGACATATGCCGTAACCTCAACAACTTTTCCCTGCGGAATGGGATATGGGTCGGTCATGGCAATATCCATGACGTCCCGATAATCAGCGGCCTTCCTGGGCGACATGAAAACGACGCTTACCGGGTGGTAAGGATCAAGTTCTTTGATAAGACGGTAAGTTTCCAATAATGAGTCAGGCGGTAGGTCTTGACCGTCAGGCTCATCAGCGATATACCATGCCAGCAGTGCCGGGTGGTCGCGGAACTTCTCTACTTCCTTCCGGAGCATTTCCAGTTTCTCATGCCTGGAAAGGCCCGGCAGGCGGGAACTTCCGACACCGCAACCGCCGGTAACGCTGCATAGATTGTAGTTCACCTTCATGCCCAGGCTGGCACACCTGTCCATGTAAGCTTTCCGGTCTTTAAGGGATTTTTTGCCTATTTTCTGATAAGGGGAGATCAGGTTAAATCCTTTGACGGCTTCTTCTTCGGGCATGGTCGGCAGCACAGGAAAATATGTGTAAAAGCCAAAAGGGAAGAAAGGCAGCCCGGCGACGGAAAGCCCGCCGGTAGCCCGGTCAATCTTTACCGCGTTGTCGCGATGGGGTCTCACTGTAATCCAGACTTTTCGTGAATCGATCCATTTATCACCTTCATAAAAAGAAACAGTGATCTCATTCTGCCCTTGTCTTAAACGCTCCATAGGAAAAGGAACGGTTGAAATACCGTTTGAAGCAGCAGGATAGCCCTTGTTCAGGGATTCATATTCAAAAACAAGGTCGATGTTGATCTTATGTCCTTTTAACCTTGCGGGAACGTATACCAGTATCTCTCCCACTTCTTCACTGGTATAATAGTCAAGGCGTGAAGCAGCGTAATAAACGGCAGGATCAGGCTGTGAAAACCCGGGGAGGGCTAAAATGACCAGGAATGAGATGATGGATACGATCTTCATGATAATCAGCTATTAAAAAATTCACTAATTTACTTAACTACGATTTCATCGATAAAAAGCCACGCTTTTTGTCCTTTTTCCGGATGCCATTCCGGGCATACCCCTATGTTGATGGCTTCAACACGGAGATACTTAACTTTTAAAGGCTTGTTAAGTTTGGCAGTAAAATCATTAGTCAGTACCCTTTCATTGTTTAAAGAAATATTATGCGTTACACTTGCTATTTTCTGAAATCTTTCCCCGTCCTCCGATAAATAATAATTCACTGTTTCAGGGATAAATATCAATCTTTTCTGATCCAATAGGAATGTTGCAGAAATGGTTTTGAAAGTAAAATCCTCACCCAGATCAATTACGACATCCACATTATTTCCATTAAATCCTTGCCAATAGCCATCATTATAATTCAATGAGCCGCTTAAGCCATCATTTAATGTCTGTGGCCCGTTTCCAGGATAGCGTTCACTGAACTTTTCAAGGTAAAAAATATTTTTACCAACAATCCGATGATATTCTATCTCATATTCCGCAGGCTTTTCCAATTGTTTATCATCTTTGAAAGCAACTGCTTTTAAAGTACCATCATGGTCGATATTTATGGGTTTTCTGTAAATAAAGGAACTCCGGTCCGGCGTATTACCATCCAGGGTGTAATAGATGGAGGTCCCCGTTGCTTCTGTTTCGAGCCTCAGCGTATAAGGCCTATTATCCATATTCATCAATGGTGTCACATCAACTTTTCCTGAACCCTGGGAATAATTAACATCCATCCGGTCGAACCTTGAAAACTGGGTTTGCAACCGTGACCGGAAGTTATCCCAGTCAAGCAGATTTACCGGGCTCCAGAGTACTTCGGCCAATGCGGTCATTCTTGGCAGAGCCATATATTCAGCATGGGAAGTAGTGGAAATATATTCTGTCCATACATTCCCCTGACCACCCAGGATCAGCTCACCCTCTTTCCTGGATAACTCAGATGGGATGGGAAAAAATGAATAGACCTTTTTCACGGTAGTCAATCCACCGATAGCTTCGGGTTGAAACTCAGGATCAGCCTGGTAATGATCAAAATAACAATAGGAACCCGGGCACATGACCACCTGATGTCCTTGCCTGGCCGCATCAATTCCACCTTCATACCCGCGCCACGACATGACGGTGGCATCAGGTGCAATTCCGCCTTCCAGAATCTCATCCCAGCCGATCATCCTTTTACCTTTAGCCTTCAGGTACTTTTCGATCCTTTTCACAAAATAACTCTGGAGCTCATCCACACCGGAAAGGCCTTCTTTCCTGATCCTGGCCTGGCAATCAGAGCAGGATTTCCAGGCAGTTTTATCGGCCTCATCACCGCCGATATGGATATATTCTGACGGGAAGAGCTCCATCACCTCATCCAGGACATTCTCCAGGAAACCGAAAGTTTCATCCTTCCCGGCACAGAAAATATCATTATTCGGCCAGTACGAGCCTGTCTGTACGGTTGTTCTCTTACCTGTGCATGAAAATTCAGGGTAAGCGGCAAAAACCTCCGAAGTATGCCCCGGCATTTCAATTTCCGGAATGATCGTTACAAACCTTTGTTTAGCGTATTCAACGATTTCCCGTATATCTTCCTTTGAATAAAAACCACCGTAAGTTGCAGGTTCCCCCGGGCGTCGCGGCTGGCACTCCGTCCATGGTATCCCTTCCCGATCAGCTCTCCAGGCGGCAACTTCCGTTAGCAAAGGATACCGGTCGATTTGTATTCTCCAGCCATTGTCATCCGTCAGGTGCCAATGAAAAACATTCATTTTGTGAAGCGCGATCAGGTCGATATATTTTTCAATGAATTCTTTCTGGAAAAAATGACGTGAGACATCCAGGTGCATCCCGCGCCAGGGAAAAGCAGGCTTATCCGTCACTTCAATACAGGGGATTTTCAAATCCAGGTCTGCATCCGCCAGGCTATCATGGCTGCTGTAAATTCCAGGCGGAAGAAGCTGGTACAGGGTCTGCACGCCATAAAAAAGCCCGGCCGGCTCCGGGGCGCTGATCTCAATCCGTGATGATTTTACAGATAATTTGTAGCCTTCTTTACCTAAATCTTCAGATAAGGTCTCATCTATCTTCAGGAAGATGGAATTCTTCGGTTGTTTTCCGCCGGCCTGGCTTACTGAAAGAAACCTTTTAGTATACGCAGACAGGGTTGACTGCAATGCTTCTGCAACATTCTTCACTTTATTGTCTGAAGAATTCATCAATACTTTTGTTTTTCCATTGACTTTAAAATTCCCGCCCGTCATTTCGGACTTGTAAGGAATGGGAATGATATCGGGACGTTCTACAGACGGAGTTTGGCGAGTACATCCAATAAATATAAAAACAATCATGGCGAAAAGGGAAATCTCTTTCACTTTCATAGATAGGCTTTTTTAATTATCAGGCAAAAATACAACTTTACTGATTTTCATCGGGTCATTATTTTGATTGATCGGCCGGATGCGGAAGCTATACTTGTATTTACCTGCAAACAAAGTATAAACCGGAAGGGGTCTTGCCCCCCAGCTATCATTGCCACCTACACCGGTTTGGCGGTAATCAATATTCAGATCGATGAAATCGTTAGGTACAAGATCGGCAGTATGGCGGAATCCGTTATCGGTGTAATCAAGCTGGCTGGTAGTGAAAGGCAGGGCTGAGGCGGAAATCAGCGGCAAACCCGCAATCATCAGACCAATGCCATCTTCATTGGTTAATGACATCCAGCGGATATCGGTGCGGGTGCCGTTTTCCTGTGGCCTCAGATAAGGGAAACCGAGATCAGCCACTTTACTTTCATAAACGCCAACAAAGGCGGCTGTATGACGGTCCCAGTAATTCTCAAAGGGACCGCGCCCGTACCATTTCACCTGGCTGAATTCTGCAGGTATCCTGAAGTTCATACCAAAACGCGGCAGTTCCGGCAGTTCGGCAGCACCGGGATCAATTTCGGCGGAAATAATGATATCTCCCGTGCCGTAAATAACATAGGTTGCCCGGTATGGAATCCGGGCGTTCCCCAACAGGAAGTCTGCGGTAATATGCACTTCGCCCTTAGCCGGTTTGGCTACTTTGAAGGATTTTACCACCCTCAGGATGCTGGCCTCTTTCCAGACAGCGCACCTTTTCTGCATCCGGTTCCCGAAATCATTGTCGATCGGGGCGCGCCAGAAGTTTGGTTCAGGACCCCGCGTTAAAAATTGTTTCCTGTTAAATTCGAGGGAAGTCATCGTCCCGGTGAGGGTGTCAAACATGACAATGAAATCGACTCCTGAAACGGTCAGCATTTTTCGGTCTTTGCTCCAGATGGTCTCAAGGGAAGCTTTATCCTTAACCGGTTTGATGTTGGCTTTCCAGGGCAAAGGAATTTGTTCGCCGGCCACCTCATGTCCTTTGGGGACCAACCCTGAGGATTCCCGGGTCGTGACACTGAAATTCAGGAAATACTCAACCCCCGGGAGAGGCTCAACAGCAGGAAGGCCAAGTTCAAAGATCTTTTCTCCCTTCGGGGCAATATCCGGCTGTTCTATAATCCCGGATGCGATGACCTGGTCGTCGCCTGTCAGTCTCCAGTGAATATCCAGGTTATTTGCTGAAATAAAATCGTACTTGTTTTTCACCGATATTTTCCCAAACGACCCATCCACCGGTTTAATCCCGATATATTGATAAACTTTTTTTACCTCGTACAGGGCCGGGTGAGGCGTCCGGTCAGGCAAAACAAGCCCGTTGATGCAGAAATTGCTGTCGCTCGGGGTTCCAGAGGGACCGAAATCGCCACCATAGGCATAATATATCCTTCCTTTGTCGTCTTTTTGCTGTATCCCCTGGTCCACCCAATCCCAGATCGATCCGCCCGTGTTCCATCTTAGCTCTGCCCTTTCATAATGGACCGGCCGTGACGGGTCACGCTGCTTGATCCAGTTGTAGCAGGTATCGAAATTCACCCCGTCGCCTGCTTCATTGCCCATCGACCAGATGATCACGCTGGGGTGGTTTTTGTCGCGTTCAAGCATAGATTGCACCCTGGCCAGGTGAGCTGTCATGAACCGCAGGTCATTACCGAGGGTGAGGTCAGGATCATAGCCCATGCCGTGCGATTCAATGTTGGCTTCATCGATCACATAAAGGCCATACTTGTCGCAAAGCTCATACCACCTGGGATCATCTGGGTAATGACAGGTCCGCACCGTGTTGATGTTAAACTGTTTCATCAGGCGAATATCCTCCAGCATGGATTTTTCCGATATGACATGCGCCGTCACTGGATCATGCTCATGCCGGTTCACGCCTTTAATCAGGATGGGAACACCGTTTACCAGTAATTGGCCGTTTTTTATCTCGGATGACCTGAAACCAACCTTGCAATTGAGTGCTTCTTCACAAATCCCATCTTCATTATAAACCGACAGAACAAGTGTATAAAGGTCCGGCGTCTCGGCAGACCATTTCCTGGGCTTTGCTATCAGCTGCTCAAATATAATCTCCCTGTTCTCCTGCTTATTAAGAAAAAATTCTTCGGAAAATGAGGCAACAGTAATTCTACCGTCTGTAGTCAGTAATTTCGCCTGGAGAGTAAGATTTTTAGTCTTCTTTGCCCCGCTGTTAATTACATCGACTTCAAGTTTAAAATCCCCTTCGGAGTAATCACTGGTCAGCCCGGTATGGGCAAAATAATCCCTGATATAAACTGCGGGTCGTGCGTACAGGTAAACATCACGTTCGATGCCGCTGATGCGCCAGAAATCCTGGCACTCCAGGTAAGACCCGTCCGACCAGCGATAAACCTCAATGGCCAGCAGGTTATTGCCTGGTTTGATATAATCCGTGATATCGAATTCCGCAGGTGTTTTGCTATCCTGGCTATAACCGACTTTCTTTCCGTTTATCCAGAGGTAAAAAGCAGACTTCACAGCACCGAAGTGAATAAATATCTGTTTGTCGCTCCAGGTATCAGGAATGTTAAAACGATGGCGATAAGAGCCAACCGGGTTGTAATCATGGGGAATTTCGGGCGGATTGGGCTTTCGTGTCCATTCATAAGGAATATTAACGTAGATGGGCACTCCGTAGCCCTGGAATTCCCAATTAGAAGGGACCGGAATTTGTTTCCATTTGTAATCATTATGTTCAGGCAGGTAAAAATCCTTTGGGCGGTCATCCGGCCGCTCCACCCAGTTGAATCTCCATAAGCCGTTCAGCATCTGAAAGTCAGGCGACATGACCCTGTTATTTTCCAGGGCCATACGTTCATCAGGGTAAGGTATGAGGGTGCAATGCGGGGCATATTTGTTAATACCCACCACCTCAGGGTTTTCCCAGTCGTTAACCTGCTGGGCATTGATATTCAGTAAACAGAGCAAAGAAAGAATAAGAAGGTAGCTTCTCTTCTGACTACTGACTCTCACCTGCGCCAGCACCATCCCTGCCAGCATCATTGCACATCCGATCCATTTCCGGTCGGTCATGGTTTCGGATAATATCAACAAACCGCCGATGACGGCAAAAACTGCTTCCAGGCTTAGGATGATAGCGGTATGCGCCGGCGGGGCTTTTTTCTGGCCGATGATCTGCAGGGTGAAAGCCACCCCCACAGATAATAATCCTCCGTACAGAAGAGGGATTATAGCACTATAAATTCCTTTCAGCGTATTTGATTCAAAGAGCAAAGCGGCGATCAGGCTAAGTGCTGCACAAACCGTGTACTGCGTAATCGCAAGACGCATGACGGCTGTCCGTGGTGAAAGCCAGCCGGTATAAAGGACATGAACGGCCCAGAAAACCGCACCGGTAAGCACCAAGACATCGCCTTTGGATATGGTGAAACTTTCTGTCACTGAAAGTAAGTACAAGCCAAAAGCGGCGAGGATAGCCCCTCCCCAAAGGTTAGCCCTTGCTTTCTGTCCGATAAACATACCAAAAGCCGGTACGAGGATAACATAGAGGCCGGTAATAAAGCCCGCATTGCCGGCAGTGGTATATACAATACCTGCCTGCTGGAAAGTAGCACCGGCGAAAAGGATCAGGCCCAGGAGGATGCCGCCAGGAATCGGCAGTCGGCAGTTGACAGTTGGCAGTTGGCAGTTGGCAGTTGGCAGTAAATCATTAGGTGCTTTTCCACCC
Proteins encoded in this region:
- a CDS encoding nucleotidyltransferase yields the protein MSPTLLILAAGIGSRYGGLKQADGVGPSGEAILDYSIYDAISAGFGKVVFVIRRDIKDDMQRIFFDKWSKKIELDYVFQELDHLPKGFMPPERRAKPWGTGHAIWVAKEKVREPFCVINADDFYGRGAYQLAAAFQSNLDNLLNSRYCLIGYILKNSLSDHGFVSRAECRTDENGLLSYVKERTKIKKEGQKVFYEDENGNRMGIDENTTVSMNMWGFMPSLFEYLEEGLIKFFEENASSLKAEFFLPDLIDDLIRTGKVDVPVLRTDEKWFGMTYQEDREMVRGRLAELVKQGVYPTPILI
- a CDS encoding sugar MFS transporter; amino-acid sequence: MSKKGYIISITIIGIFFFIFGFVTWLNGILIPYLKIACEITNFQSLFVAFAFYISYTVMALPSSWILKKTGFKKGMSVGLIVMALGSLAFVPAAMTRTYSLFLTGLFIMGTGLAILQTASNPYITIIGPRETAARRISIMGICNKLAGAIAPLILAYFIFSDGDAFIKSLEGMGEAARTTALDELASRVIGPYIVMSIVLFLLGLLIRFAPLPEIEAEKESEEDLASIAGKTSIFQFPHLILGVITLFFYVGIEVIAGDTIIRYGMALDVALESAKYYTSLVLVAMVIGYVIGILLIPKVVSQKNLLTLSALSGIVFTSLALIIPATAAIRFPFIDLMTFHQVELVLPYTVLFIALLGISNAIVWPAIWPLAIHGLGRFIKTGSALLIMGIAGGAVLPLIWGYLSNIWSAQLAYSIAIPCYLFILYYATYGHKVRSWK
- a CDS encoding HDIG domain-containing protein; amino-acid sequence: MLLPREKAIELLHHYIKNERMIFHSLASEAVLRALARRLGRDEEKWGLAGLLHDLDVEITHADPKVHGLETARILTEMGIDSDIAEAIKLHNEQATNLPRTSEFHHALAAGETITGLILATSLVYPDKKISSVKPKSITKRMKEKAFAASVSRENILECELIGIPLEEFAELSISAMVEIKQ
- a CDS encoding chitobiase/beta-hexosaminidase C-terminal domain-containing protein; this encodes MKIVSIISFLVILALPGFSQPDPAVYYAASRLDYYTSEEVGEILVYVPARLKGHKINIDLVFEYESLNKGYPAASNGISTVPFPMERLRQGQNEITVSFYEGDKWIDSRKVWITVRPHRDNAVKIDRATGGLSVAGLPFFPFGFYTYFPVLPTMPEEEAVKGFNLISPYQKIGKKSLKDRKAYMDRCASLGMKVNYNLCSVTGGCGVGSSRLPGLSRHEKLEMLRKEVEKFRDHPALLAWYIADEPDGQDLPPDSLLETYRLIKELDPYHPVSVVFMSPRKAADYRDVMDIAMTDPYPIPQGKVVEVTAYVDLLKKAYWLEKPVWVVPQAFGGNEWWQREPDPREIRVMTWLTIIHGATGVQYFIRSGPNSFPKSTAMWDECGAMALEIAELTPDINSPHPAPALTSDDPHIHAKAWNRAGLVTIAVVNARNEPGEFKLKMEDLDFTIEADVFFENRKIQIKEGVIEDIIDGYGTRVYRFDARNKPDRMKGLMPGNLTVDPGFENLSTVGVPAACYVYAGDDRGNTYFIDSRRFQQGEHSLRLNNPSVRPGARLSFYSFEPEENKSYTISIMARSGQSSNQPGRKKGGPVRFRLALGTEERTFNCSENWQKFEINAVQAGSQAEGNSRLSPQLEMAGKGTAWFDLLQVYPDMEMVARSGEEGKGSIIELKSIHPEAKIYYTIDGSEPSTGSLPYMIPVEIDNTILFKAAAYKDGIRVGYIEEKVSP
- a CDS encoding glycoside hydrolase family 20 protein, which gives rise to MKVKEISLFAMIVFIFIGCTRQTPSVERPDIIPIPYKSEMTGGNFKVNGKTKVLMNSSDNKVKNVAEALQSTLSAYTKRFLSVSQAGGKQPKNSIFLKIDETLSEDLGKEGYKLSVKSSRIEISAPEPAGLFYGVQTLYQLLPPGIYSSHDSLADADLDLKIPCIEVTDKPAFPWRGMHLDVSRHFFQKEFIEKYIDLIALHKMNVFHWHLTDDNGWRIQIDRYPLLTEVAAWRADREGIPWTECQPRRPGEPATYGGFYSKEDIREIVEYAKQRFVTIIPEIEMPGHTSEVFAAYPEFSCTGKRTTVQTGSYWPNNDIFCAGKDETFGFLENVLDEVMELFPSEYIHIGGDEADKTAWKSCSDCQARIRKEGLSGVDELQSYFVKRIEKYLKAKGKRMIGWDEILEGGIAPDATVMSWRGYEGGIDAARQGHQVVMCPGSYCYFDHYQADPEFQPEAIGGLTTVKKVYSFFPIPSELSRKEGELILGGQGNVWTEYISTTSHAEYMALPRMTALAEVLWSPVNLLDWDNFRSRLQTQFSRFDRMDVNYSQGSGKVDVTPLMNMDNRPYTLRLETEATGTSIYYTLDGNTPDRSSFIYRKPINIDHDGTLKAVAFKDDKQLEKPAEYEIEYHRIVGKNIFYLEKFSERYPGNGPQTLNDGLSGSLNYNDGYWQGFNGNNVDVVIDLGEDFTFKTISATFLLDQKRLIFIPETVNYYLSEDGERFQKIASVTHNISLNNERVLTNDFTAKLNKPLKVKYLRVEAINIGVCPEWHPEKGQKAWLFIDEIVVK
- a CDS encoding EamA family transporter, with the translated sequence MNRSSTIRSDLLLLLAAIIWGFAFVAQRMGMEHIGPFLFNGIRFALGAATLLFVVKVKGLFENKTVRLYDGKMGGKAPNDLLPTANCQLPTVNCRLPIPGGILLGLILFAGATFQQAGIVYTTAGNAGFITGLYVILVPAFGMFIGQKARANLWGGAILAAFGLYLLSVTESFTISKGDVLVLTGAVFWAVHVLYTGWLSPRTAVMRLAITQYTVCAALSLIAALLFESNTLKGIYSAIIPLLYGGLLSVGVAFTLQIIGQKKAPPAHTAIILSLEAVFAVIGGLLILSETMTDRKWIGCAMMLAGMVLAQVRVSSQKRSYLLILSLLCLLNINAQQVNDWENPEVVGINKYAPHCTLIPYPDERMALENNRVMSPDFQMLNGLWRFNWVERPDDRPKDFYLPEHNDYKWKQIPVPSNWEFQGYGVPIYVNIPYEWTRKPNPPEIPHDYNPVGSYRHRFNIPDTWSDKQIFIHFGAVKSAFYLWINGKKVGYSQDSKTPAEFDITDYIKPGNNLLAIEVYRWSDGSYLECQDFWRISGIERDVYLYARPAVYIRDYFAHTGLTSDYSEGDFKLEVDVINSGAKKTKNLTLQAKLLTTDGRITVASFSEEFFLNKQENREIIFEQLIAKPRKWSAETPDLYTLVLSVYNEDGICEEALNCKVGFRSSEIKNGQLLVNGVPILIKGVNRHEHDPVTAHVISEKSMLEDIRLMKQFNINTVRTCHYPDDPRWYELCDKYGLYVIDEANIESHGMGYDPDLTLGNDLRFMTAHLARVQSMLERDKNHPSVIIWSMGNEAGDGVNFDTCYNWIKQRDPSRPVHYERAELRWNTGGSIWDWVDQGIQQKDDKGRIYYAYGGDFGPSGTPSDSNFCINGLVLPDRTPHPALYEVKKVYQYIGIKPVDGSFGKISVKNKYDFISANNLDIHWRLTGDDQVIASGIIEQPDIAPKGEKIFELGLPAVEPLPGVEYFLNFSVTTRESSGLVPKGHEVAGEQIPLPWKANIKPVKDKASLETIWSKDRKMLTVSGVDFIVMFDTLTGTMTSLEFNRKQFLTRGPEPNFWRAPIDNDFGNRMQKRCAVWKEASILRVVKSFKVAKPAKGEVHITADFLLGNARIPYRATYVIYGTGDIIISAEIDPGAAELPELPRFGMNFRIPAEFSQVKWYGRGPFENYWDRHTAAFVGVYESKVADLGFPYLRPQENGTRTDIRWMSLTNEDGIGLMIAGLPLISASALPFTTSQLDYTDNGFRHTADLVPNDFIDLNIDYRQTGVGGNDSWGARPLPVYTLFAGKYKYSFRIRPINQNNDPMKISKVVFLPDN